Proteins encoded within one genomic window of Bradyrhizobium sp. 186:
- a CDS encoding CsbD family protein produces the protein MDWNRIEGNWKQVKGKVKEQWGKLTDDDLDAIDGKQDQLEGKLQQRYGYQKDQAKKELNDWFGRQKW, from the coding sequence ATGGATTGGAACCGCATCGAAGGAAACTGGAAGCAGGTAAAGGGCAAAGTGAAGGAGCAGTGGGGCAAGCTGACGGACGATGACTTAGACGCCATTGACGGAAAGCAAGACCAGCTTGAAGGAAAGCTCCAGCAGCGCTACGGCTACCAAAAGGATCAAGCCAAAAAAGAACTCAACGATTGGTTTGGTCGTCAGAAGTGGTAG
- a CDS encoding IS1182 family transposase gives MQGFVQGADRQQTTLLPECLDDWVDQGNSIRAVDVFVEALDLRGLGFDGVDPAATGRPAYHPSPMLKLYIYGYLNRVQSSRRLEREAGRNLEVMWLTGRLAPDHKTIADFRKDNGAAIKKVCAQFVELCRKMGLLTKASVAIDGSKFKAVNSRDNNFTQGKIQRRQKQIEESVARYMSQLDTADRQTAAGEEPSETVLLTKTRLREKLAKLEEEVKRLAAIEKALLASPDKQISLTDPDCRSMATSGRGSGMVAYNVQSAVDTTNHLIVAHEVTNVGTDRSQLATMAQAAKAALCSDHLDVVADRGYFKGEELLACEQAGVAVTLPKPQTSGAKSEGRFGKPDFVYLAKDDVYRCPAGEKLAHHFTADEDGQKMRIYLTKACRTCPLKDQCTTSNERRIRRWEHEHVVEAAQTRLDQNPQAMRVRRETVEHPFATLKMRMGATHFLMKRLPNVATEMALNVLAYNLTRVMNIVGIKPLLLAIQA, from the coding sequence ATGCAGGGTTTCGTTCAAGGGGCGGATCGCCAGCAGACGACGCTGTTGCCGGAATGTCTCGATGATTGGGTCGACCAGGGCAATTCTATTCGCGCGGTCGATGTGTTCGTGGAGGCGTTGGATCTGCGCGGCCTCGGGTTCGATGGCGTTGATCCTGCGGCGACCGGCCGGCCGGCGTATCATCCTTCGCCGATGCTCAAGCTTTACATTTACGGCTATCTCAACCGGGTGCAGTCGAGCCGGCGGCTGGAGCGCGAGGCTGGCCGCAATCTCGAGGTGATGTGGCTGACCGGACGGCTCGCGCCGGATCACAAAACCATCGCCGACTTCCGCAAGGATAACGGCGCTGCGATCAAGAAGGTTTGCGCGCAATTCGTCGAGTTGTGCCGCAAGATGGGCCTGCTGACGAAGGCCAGCGTTGCCATCGACGGCAGCAAGTTTAAGGCCGTGAACAGTCGGGACAACAACTTCACGCAAGGCAAGATCCAGCGCCGCCAGAAGCAGATCGAAGAGAGCGTGGCGCGCTACATGAGTCAACTGGACACCGCCGACCGCCAGACTGCGGCAGGAGAAGAGCCGTCGGAAACGGTGCTTCTGACCAAGACGCGACTTAGGGAAAAGCTGGCGAAGCTCGAAGAAGAAGTGAAACGGCTGGCCGCGATTGAAAAGGCATTGCTCGCCTCGCCCGACAAGCAGATATCGCTGACCGATCCCGATTGCCGCTCGATGGCAACGAGCGGGCGCGGCTCCGGCATGGTCGCCTACAACGTACAAAGTGCGGTCGACACCACGAACCATCTGATTGTCGCGCACGAGGTCACCAACGTCGGCACCGATCGATCGCAGCTGGCGACGATGGCGCAGGCGGCGAAAGCCGCGCTGTGCAGCGATCATTTGGACGTCGTTGCGGATCGGGGCTACTTTAAGGGTGAGGAACTCCTGGCATGCGAACAGGCCGGGGTCGCCGTCACGCTACCCAAGCCGCAAACCTCGGGAGCCAAGTCGGAAGGCCGCTTTGGGAAACCTGATTTTGTCTATTTGGCCAAGGACGATGTCTATCGCTGCCCGGCCGGCGAGAAGCTGGCGCACCACTTCACCGCTGATGAAGATGGCCAGAAAATGCGGATTTACTTGACGAAGGCGTGCCGCACATGCCCGCTCAAGGATCAGTGCACAACGTCCAACGAGCGCCGCATCAGACGCTGGGAACACGAACATGTCGTCGAGGCCGCGCAGACGCGGCTCGATCAGAACCCGCAAGCCATGCGTGTGCGCCGCGAAACTGTCGAGCATCCGTTCGCCACACTGAAGATGCGGATGGGTGCAACACACTTTCTAATGAAGCGGTTGCCCAATGTCGCGACCGAAATGGCGCTGAACGTACTCGCCTACAACCTCACGCGCGTAATGAACATCGTCGGGATCAAGCCGCTCCTGCTGGCAATCCAGGCGTGA
- the aepX gene encoding phosphoenolpyruvate mutase, with protein sequence MLRAEICSRRELSFLMEAHDGLSAAIAERAGFKGLWASGLSIACSLGYRDANEASWSQLVDVVERIVDSSELPVLVDGDGGFGNFNNARLVTRRLRQRGAAGVALEDSCFPKMNSFVGHRHPLADIDEFSGRLRAVKDTVADDLILVARIEALIAGHEMDEALSRAHAYADAGADAILIHSRRSTADEILSFARAWQNRLPVVIVPTKYYRTPISVYRKASISTVIWANHSMRAAIAAMRQVCGRIIAEESTASIEPHIATLEEVFELFKYDELARAETRYLRPDAELRK encoded by the coding sequence ATGCTGCGCGCCGAAATCTGCTCCCGCAGAGAGCTATCGTTCCTCATGGAAGCGCATGATGGTCTCTCCGCCGCAATCGCTGAGCGCGCAGGGTTCAAAGGCCTCTGGGCGTCCGGCCTGTCTATTGCCTGCTCCCTGGGCTACCGCGATGCCAACGAAGCGTCGTGGAGCCAACTCGTAGACGTAGTCGAGCGGATCGTGGACTCGAGCGAACTGCCTGTGCTCGTTGACGGAGATGGCGGCTTCGGGAATTTCAACAATGCGCGCCTCGTGACACGCAGGCTCCGTCAGCGTGGAGCAGCCGGCGTCGCGCTCGAGGACAGCTGCTTTCCGAAGATGAACTCGTTTGTTGGGCATCGGCACCCCCTCGCCGATATCGACGAATTCTCTGGCCGCCTCCGGGCAGTGAAGGATACAGTCGCGGACGACTTGATCTTGGTGGCAAGGATCGAGGCGTTGATCGCTGGGCATGAGATGGACGAAGCACTTTCGCGCGCTCACGCCTACGCCGACGCGGGAGCCGATGCGATCCTCATTCATTCGCGAAGGAGCACCGCGGACGAAATCCTTTCGTTCGCGCGCGCTTGGCAGAACAGATTGCCGGTCGTGATCGTTCCGACGAAATACTATCGAACGCCGATCTCTGTATACCGCAAAGCCAGCATCTCTACGGTGATCTGGGCCAACCACTCTATGCGAGCGGCAATAGCGGCAATGCGTCAAGTCTGTGGTCGCATCATCGCTGAGGAAAGCACCGCGAGCATTGAGCCGCACATTGCTACTCTCGAGGAAGTCTTCGAACTGTTCAAGTACGACGAACTCGCCCGTGCGGAAACGCGATATTTGCGGCCCGACGCTGAACTGCGCAAATAG
- a CDS encoding phosphocholine cytidylyltransferase family protein: MTDAPKNAVILAAGCGSRLRPLTDLRPKSLVEVNGTSILHNALHNLESVGVEEVTIVVGYRKDAIQYACGSHFGELKIKYVESTVFDRTGSAYSLWLARDALLSGNCFLLEGDVFFEEDALRHLMVCRGTDVAAVVPFDDSMEGSAVLLSQNGFISGFRLKQTAANLVADGPKLFKTMNLLRLSAPTLKATIVPTLDDIIAAGARQTYTEELLDYLIDRRGLQLAAARCDGLSWYEIDNADDLEIAERIFKDRTNAYAARRDLQTR, from the coding sequence GTGACCGATGCTCCCAAGAACGCCGTCATTCTCGCCGCTGGCTGCGGCTCTCGCCTGCGTCCTCTGACAGATCTGCGGCCGAAGTCGCTGGTCGAGGTCAACGGCACTTCGATTCTTCACAACGCTCTGCACAATCTGGAATCTGTCGGCGTGGAAGAGGTGACGATCGTGGTGGGTTACCGCAAAGACGCCATTCAATATGCCTGCGGTAGCCACTTTGGCGAACTCAAAATCAAATATGTCGAGTCGACCGTCTTCGACCGCACCGGAAGCGCCTATTCTTTGTGGCTGGCGCGCGACGCTCTTCTCTCCGGAAACTGCTTTCTTCTCGAGGGCGACGTCTTTTTCGAAGAGGATGCGCTGCGACACTTGATGGTCTGCCGGGGGACTGACGTAGCTGCAGTCGTTCCCTTCGATGATTCAATGGAAGGGTCGGCCGTTCTGTTGTCGCAGAACGGCTTCATCTCAGGTTTTCGATTGAAGCAAACCGCGGCAAATCTTGTTGCGGATGGCCCAAAGCTTTTCAAGACGATGAACCTCCTACGGCTTTCGGCGCCGACACTCAAGGCAACGATCGTTCCGACACTGGACGATATCATCGCCGCTGGAGCTAGGCAGACCTACACCGAAGAACTTTTGGATTATCTGATTGACAGGAGAGGCCTACAGCTCGCCGCGGCGCGATGCGATGGCCTCAGCTGGTACGAAATTGATAATGCTGACGATTTGGAGATTGCCGAGCGCATTTTCAAGGACCGAACGAATGCCTACGCGGCGAGACGTGATTTGCAAACGAGGTGA
- a CDS encoding CDP-alcohol phosphatidyltransferase family protein: protein MLKYLWDPANAITITGLLFSSASLFLALSDRLELSVAAALWAVLSDHLDGFVAGRTKGRDPDVAKMGASLDGFADIVYGAVVPAVVVVQVSQASQVALATATALLVTGAIRLSYFANFGRSRDGRFLGVPLSYDVPLLALLFLFKPLIPAEAFPDVVNIAFLLLAIAHVAPVRVPPLSATMYTAISIFAVASSVILASRSL from the coding sequence ATGCTGAAATACCTTTGGGATCCAGCGAACGCGATAACGATCACAGGTCTTCTCTTTTCCTCCGCCAGCCTGTTTTTAGCTCTCTCTGACCGCCTTGAGCTATCTGTGGCAGCAGCGCTTTGGGCTGTTCTATCGGACCACCTGGACGGGTTTGTGGCAGGTCGCACCAAAGGTCGCGATCCAGATGTCGCAAAAATGGGAGCGAGCCTCGACGGGTTTGCAGATATCGTCTATGGAGCCGTTGTGCCTGCGGTAGTTGTGGTACAAGTCAGCCAAGCTTCACAAGTCGCGCTTGCGACCGCAACCGCTCTACTGGTGACGGGAGCAATAAGGCTTAGCTACTTTGCGAACTTTGGCAGGTCGCGTGATGGACGCTTCTTGGGCGTCCCCTTGTCATACGACGTGCCGCTCCTGGCGCTTCTATTTCTTTTTAAGCCTCTTATTCCTGCTGAAGCATTTCCTGACGTCGTGAACATTGCCTTCTTGCTGCTCGCTATAGCGCATGTCGCGCCTGTTCGCGTGCCACCACTCAGCGCAACAATGTATACGGCAATAAGCATCTTCGCCGTCGCGTCATCGGTGATTTTAGCCAGTCGCTCCCTTTGA
- a CDS encoding histidinol-phosphate transaminase: MNSAAQIAVSLRSDEVSDLVNRFPGGYWKYDIKDFVLLVNPYFPPQAFLDELKNALPRLITCYPSPNAQMVQLLADAVKTPANNLVICNGVAELIPILLGRLGMRIAVPVPTFNPYETTALPGRLSRFFLSPPDFELDVHRYAAFARTNGVDGAVVISPNNPTSRMVPYADLLYLASALRAQQQLLLIDESFIEFSELGRSASLENHLLEFPNVIVLKSLGKIYGTCGLRMGYAASANVQTMDEIRAALPTWNVNTFAEFFLSKLPHLAHAAKQSWVRVGSDRDKLYADLRSIDGMRVLKPDANFVFCELPPHWPDGDVIASTLLKDRRILIRHNGGKTLQNGKRFLRIASRTEDDNRLLVEALKDISD, from the coding sequence ATGAACAGCGCAGCACAAATCGCCGTATCCCTTAGGTCGGACGAGGTCTCTGACCTGGTCAACCGATTCCCCGGCGGCTATTGGAAATATGACATCAAGGACTTCGTCCTTCTGGTAAATCCTTATTTTCCGCCGCAGGCGTTCCTTGACGAACTTAAGAACGCTCTACCGCGGCTTATTACTTGCTATCCCTCTCCTAATGCGCAGATGGTCCAGCTTCTTGCGGATGCGGTGAAGACGCCGGCGAATAATCTTGTCATTTGCAATGGCGTGGCTGAACTGATTCCCATCCTCCTTGGCCGACTGGGTATGAGGATTGCTGTCCCGGTCCCAACCTTCAATCCCTATGAAACCACCGCCTTGCCCGGGCGGTTGTCACGCTTTTTCCTGTCACCGCCAGATTTTGAACTCGATGTGCACCGCTATGCAGCATTTGCGCGTACAAATGGTGTCGACGGCGCTGTCGTGATATCGCCGAATAATCCCACTTCGCGGATGGTTCCCTATGCGGATTTACTATATCTCGCTTCCGCGCTTCGAGCTCAACAGCAACTCCTACTGATCGATGAGTCATTTATCGAGTTTAGTGAGCTCGGGCGAAGTGCGAGCCTGGAAAATCACTTGCTCGAATTTCCCAATGTGATCGTTCTCAAAAGCCTGGGAAAGATTTACGGGACATGCGGTTTACGGATGGGGTATGCGGCATCAGCAAATGTACAGACGATGGACGAAATTAGAGCCGCCCTCCCCACGTGGAATGTCAATACGTTTGCTGAGTTTTTTCTAAGCAAGCTTCCTCACCTGGCGCACGCGGCAAAGCAGAGTTGGGTGAGGGTAGGCAGCGACAGGGACAAACTATACGCAGACCTGCGCAGCATCGACGGAATGAGAGTTCTGAAGCCCGACGCAAATTTCGTGTTCTGCGAACTCCCGCCCCATTGGCCGGATGGGGACGTGATCGCCTCGACACTTTTAAAAGATAGACGGATATTGATCAGGCACAATGGCGGCAAGACGCTTCAGAATGGCAAACGATTCCTGCGCATCGCAAGCCGCACTGAAGACGACAATAGGCTTTTGGTGGAAGCACTGAAAGACATCTCTGATTAG